One Archangium violaceum genomic window, TGATGTTCTCCGGGTGGAAGTGTCCGAGGGCGTGAAGGAACATGTCGCTCATTTCAACATGGGCTACGTCATCGCTCTGACACGGCCAGGTGGATTTTCTCGCGGGGCACGGCCTGACGCGGCGCGTGGTGAACGTGTGGGGTCAATTGCATTTCAGTGAACATCCCACGTAGCTTTCGGGTCCTGACGGGTCCGCACGGAGTGGATCCTGAAAGAGGGGGTTTCACATGGAGCAGGCTCAGTACGAAATGACGCAGGAGCAGGCCGCTGCTGCTGCCCAGGGCGGCATCTTTGGGATGCTGGTGGCGTTCGCGATCGCCGCGGTTTTCATCGTCGCGATGTGGAAGATCTACACCAAGGCGGGTCAGCCGGGTTGGGCCTCGCTGGTTCCCTTCTACAACATCCTCGTGATGCTGAAGATCGTCGGCAAGCCCGCGTGGTGGCTGGTGTTGTTCTTCATCCCGATCGTCAACTTCGTCGTGGGCATCATGATGTACGTGGCGCTGGCGAAGGCCTTTGGCAAGGGGACCGGATTCGCGCTCGGACTCATCTTCCTTTCGCCCATCTTCTTCCTGCTCCTGGCCTTCGGTGACGCGGAGTACGTGGGCGACGCGCCCTCGAACATGGTGGGCCCGCAGCACATGCCGCGGGCGGCGTAATGTCCCGAGCGGGCCCGGGGCTCACCGCGCCCCGGGCCCTGCCTTCCGCTGACTACGGGTGGGCCGCCGCCAGCACCGAGGCCTGGAGCGCGTCGGGCACCGGCTCGTAGGTGGCCAGGCGCAGGGTGGCCGAAGCGCGCCAGGCCACCACCGGATGGGCCCGCGTCGATGTGGGCCATGATGCCGATGTTGCGGTAGCGCTCGATTCGGGTGGTGCGAGACATGAAGACTTGCCGTTCCCGTCGGGGGGCGTCACCCGCGGGTTGAAGACAGACACACTGGTTGAGAGGAATGGGGCGCGTCAGGGTGCGTCGGCGCGCGCACGCATGCCCGGGAGCGGCCCCTCGGGGACGCTCGGGACGGCGCGAGGACACACGAAGGCCCGGGATTGAGCAGGGGCGGAACCGGACTCCTACGGCACACGGGAACCAGCCAGCCCGCGTACCAGGAGACCCCGGTCCGCCTGCTCAAATGTCGAGCAGCACCTTGTTGCGGGTGCATTGTCAGTCGTGAGCAGGAATTGAGCCCTGGACGAGCTCCGTGGCGCCTCCCGCCTTGTGCAATGGAAGGACGGAGGCCCCCGCGTGCTCCTCGAGCGCGGTGGCGAGCTCGTGGGCATGCGTGGTGACGAACACCTGGCCGCGGCGGCTCGCCGCGGCGATGAGGCGTCCCAGCGGTTCCAGCAGGGAGGGATGCAGGCTCGTCTCCGGCTCGTTGAGCGCGAGGAAGGGCGGCGGCCGGGGGGAGAGCAGGGCGGCGAGCAGGCAGAGGTAGCGCAGTGTCCCATCGGACAGCTCCGTCGCCTCCAGCGGGCGCTGCAGCCCGGGCATGCGCATGCGGAAGGAGAAGCGGCCGTCCTCGCTGGAGAGCTCCAGGCGCGAGCCGGGGAAGGCGCTCTCCACCGCCGCGTGCAGCCCCCGGTCGTCGCCGATGTCGTCGATGGTCATCAACGCCGCCGCCAGGTCCCTCCCATCGTGTGCCAGCGCGGGCGTGCGCACGCCCACCTGTGCGTGACGCAGGGGCGACGCCGGATCGGTCCGGAAGTGGTGGTAGAAGCGCCAGCGGAGCAGCTCCCCGCGCAGCGCGCTCAGCAGCGGGAAGCGGTGCGGCTCGGAGATCTGCGCCAGCACGGACTCACTGCCCCACAGCTCGGCCGCGAAGGTGGTGCGGCGGCCCTCCGCGTCGCGCGCGAAGGCACTCCGGGAGCGGCGCTCGGCCACCACGTGCCGGCGCTTGCCCTCGTGGAGCCACACCGTCTCCTCCTTCACGTCCGGGTCCAGGCTGAAGGGTCCCTCGGGGGGCGGCACGACTCCGCAGGACAGCTCGTAGGCGAGGTCCTCCAGCCGCACGCCCACGGTGAGGCGCGCCGGCTCGCCCTTCTTGCGAGGGCCCGCCCACAGGACGGAGGGCAGCCCGCCCTCCTCGGCCAGCGTGCGCGCCAGCGTCCCCTCGGCGCCGGTGTGCAGCAGCTGCAGCGCGCGGTAGACGTTCGTCTTGCCGCACCCGTTGGGGCCCACCACCACCGTCACCGGGGCGAGCGGGAAGCGCAACGACTGGACCGAGCGGTAGCCTTCAATCCACAGCTCTCGGACGGGCATGCCGCGCCACTGTACAGGGTCCTACCGGCCCTTGCGCCAGGCCTCGAGCTCCGCCTTCTTGCGCGTGCCCACCTCGTCGAGCCGCTCCTGCCAGCTCTTGCGGTAGGGCCGGAGGGCCTCGAGGAGCGCGCGCGCCACCACGAGGTTGCGGTACCACTTCGCGTCCGCCGGGACGATGGTCCACGGGGCCTTCTTGGTGGACGTGCGCTCGAGGACCTCCTCGTAGGCCCGGGTGTAGTCGTCCCAGTGCTCCCGATCCTCCCAATCCCCGGCGTTGATCTTCCAGGCCTTGCGCGGCTCCTTCTCCCTGTCCAGCAGGCGCTGCTCCTGCTCCTCGCGGCTGATGTGGAGGAAGAACTTCAGGATGATCGTCCCGTGCTCGGCGAGCATCTCCTCGAAGTCGCGGATGTGCCCGTAGCGCTCCCTCCAGAGTGACTCCGGGGCGAGCCCCTGCACACGCACGACGAGTACGTCCTCGTAGTGCGAGCGGTTGAAGATGGCGAGCTCGCCCTTGCGTGGGGTGCGTTGGTGGATGCGCCAGAGGAAGTCGTGCTCCCGCTCCTCCTCGGAGGGCACGCCGAAGGAGGCGACGCTGACGCCCCGGGGGTTGAGGTAGCCCGCGACGTGCTTGATGGTCCCGTCCTTCCCGGCCGTGTCCCGGCCCTGGAGCACGATGAGCACGGAGTTCATGCGCGCGCCCCACAGGAGATCCTGCAGGTCGAAGAGCTCCTCGCCGAGCACGTCCAGCTCCCGCTTCGCCTCGTTCTTGTCCGTCTTCTCTGGAGGGACGGTGGGGATCGCGTCGAGACGGACCTTCTCTCCCTGCTTGTCGATGGTGATGATGTCCATGCGCCCCTCCCTTTCTTCTCGCGGTCAGGTTTCCATGGGGGGCGGGGTATGACAACCCGTATGGAGGGCCCCATGGCGGACGAGCCGCTGGAGTTGTTGCAGGGCACACTGGACATGCTGATCCTCAAGAGCCTGTCGTGGGGCCCGTTGCATGGCGCCGCGGTGGCCGAGTCCGTGCACACGCGAAGCGGACTGGAGCTGACGGTAGAGGAGGGGGTGCTCTACCCGGCGCTGCACCGGTTGGAGAAGCGGGGCTTGCTGGAGGCGGTGTGGGGCCTGTCGGAGAAGAACCGCCGTGTGAAGTTCTACCGCCTCACCCCCGAGGGCCACTCCCATCTGAAGGACGAGACGCGGACGTGGAGGCGCTACGTGGCGGCGGTCTCCCGGGTGCTGGGGGTGCCGTGAGGATGGTCACGGCCCGGTCACACCCCTGGCGGTAATCATCACTCCTGTCGGAATCGTCACAGGGGGGGACTCCTGCGACCCCGACCAGGAGTGACGCATGAAGAACGCTGAAGCAACGAAGGTGCTGGAAGCCGCGCGTGACCTGGCCCCGGTGATTGCCGCCCGGGCCGCCGACATCGAATCGGGGCGGAGGTTGCCGTTGGAGTTGCTCGAGCAATTCAAGCGGGCGGGGTTCTTCCGCATGTTCGTGCCTCGCGGCCACGGCGGCTACGAGGCCGACCTGTGGACCTCCTGTGAGGTCCTGGAAACACTCGCCCGCGCGGACGGCGCCGCCGCCTGGACGACGATGATCGGCATGGAGAGCCCGCACCTCTTCGCGCTCCTGCCTCGCGAGCGCTTCGACGCCATCTACTCGGCCGGGCCGGACGTCATCCTGGGCGGCCCCTTCAACGCGCAGGGGCAGGCCCTGGTGGAGAAGGGCGGCTATCGCGTCACCGGGCGTTGGGCCTTCGCCAGCGGCTGCGAGCATTGTGATTGGCTGTTCGCCAATTGCGTCGTCCTGGAGAACGGCCAGCCGCGTCCCGGCCCCATCCCGGGGGCTCCCCAGACGCGCGCCATGCTCTTCAAGGCCAATGAGGTGCGCATCATCGACACGTGGAACGTGCTCGGCCTGAAGGGCACGGGCAGCCATGACGTCGCGCTCGAGGGGGCCTTCTGTCCCGAGGAGAGCTCCTTCGACATCTTCTTCGGCGTGTCCAACATCCAGCGTCCGGGCTTCGTCGCGCCGGTGCTGCACTTCGTCCTGCACATGGCGGCGGTGGCGCTGGGCATCGCCCAGGGCGCGGTGGACGACGTGGTGCAGCTCGTCACGAAGGGCAAGCGGCGGATGTACGCCCGCGTCCCGCTCATCGAGTCTCCCGTCTTCCAGCTCGAGCTCGGCCGCACCGAGATGAGTGTGCGCGCCGCCCGCGTGCTCCTGCGCGACACGGTGGCGGAGCTCTGGTCCGCGTGTGTGAACGAGCCCTCCTCCGTTCCCGCCCTGGCGCCGCGCCTGTCGGCCACCCTGGCCTGGGTGACGGAGACGGCGGCCGGTGTAGTGGAAACCTGCTATCGGGCCGGGGGCGCCCACTCGCTCAAGGATGGCTCCTCCCTACAGAGGCGCTTCCGTGACATCTACACCTTCAGGCAGCATGCGTCTGCCGCTGAGGGGTGGTTTGGCCAGGCCGGAGCCGCCCTCCTCGGACAGCCGACGGGGTTCTGGACCTGAAGGGGCCCGAGGGCGTCGGTCGTTCACTCGGGCGGCAGGGGGGAACACGTGGCGGATTGGCGGTTGGACGTGCTCGGGGGCGCCCGGCTCCTGGGTCTCGCGGAGCCCCTGGAGTTGCAGCGCCGGGTGGCGGCGGTCCTGGCCTACCTGGCGCTGGAGGGGTCCACGCCCAAGTACAGGCTGGCGGGTCTGCTGTGGCCCGGCTCGGGTGAGGACACGGCGCGCAACAACATGCGCCAGCTCCTGCGCCGGCTCCGGGTGGCCACGGGGGCGGATCTGGTGCTCGGAGGGGATGTGATCTCCCTCTCCGAGCGGGTGTCCACCGACGCGGTGGAGCTGGAGGCCCATGTCTTCGCGGGCCGCCACACCCGGGCCCTGGCGCTGGCGGGCTCGCTGCTGGGCACCCTGGACTTCGACGACTGCCCGGACTTCGAGGCGTGGGTGCTCCGAGCCCGCGCGCAGCTCGAGGCCCTGAGGTGTCGCGCCGCCCGTGCCGCGGCGGACTCCCGAGAGCAGGAGGGAAACCTGGCGGGGGCGCTGCACTTCGCCGAGCGGCTGCTGGTGTTGGATCCGCTCTCCGAGGAGGCCTACCGGCGGTTGATGCGGCTGCACTATCTGGTGGGAGACCGGATGGCGGCGCTGAACCACTTCGAGCGCTGCCGGAAGATGTTGCTCGAGGAGTACGATGCGGCGCCGCACCCGGACACGCTCGCGCTGGCGCGGGACATCGAGCGAGGGCAGGTGCGGCCTCTCACCCCCGGGAACCCGTCGAGCCGGGCCCTGCCGTCGTCCGTCCTCCGTCCGCCGGTGCTGGTGGGCCGCGCGCGGGAGTGGGCGCGGATGGAGGCGGCGTGGGAGTCGAGGCAGATCATGCTGCTGCTGGCCGAGCCGGGCGTGGGCAAGACGCGCCTCGCGCATGACTTCGCGGCGTCCAAGGGCCGCTACACGGTGTTCTCGGCCCGGCCCGGAGACGAGGACGTGCCCTACTCGCTGTTCGTGCGGAACATCCGGGAGATCTTCTCCGAGCGGCCCGAGATGGCGCGGGGCCTGGAGCCGTGGATCCGCCGGGAGCTGGCGCGCCTGATGCCCGAGCTCGCGCCCGGCGAGGAGATTCCCCCCATGCGCAACGAGGGGGAGCGCGTGCGCTGCCTGGATGCCTACAGCGAGGTGCTCCGCCGTTGCACCGAGGGGCTGGCGTGCTTCGTCACCGATGACCTGCAGTTCGCCGACTCCGCCAGCCTGGAAGTGGGGGCCTATGCCTACTCCCGCTTCCACGCGGCC contains:
- a CDS encoding DUF5684 domain-containing protein, whose protein sequence is MEQAQYEMTQEQAAAAAQGGIFGMLVAFAIAAVFIVAMWKIYTKAGQPGWASLVPFYNILVMLKIVGKPAWWLVLFFIPIVNFVVGIMMYVALAKAFGKGTGFALGLIFLSPIFFLLLAFGDAEYVGDAPSNMVGPQHMPRAA
- a CDS encoding AAA family ATPase, whose translation is MPVRELWIEGYRSVQSLRFPLAPVTVVVGPNGCGKTNVYRALQLLHTGAEGTLARTLAEEGGLPSVLWAGPRKKGEPARLTVGVRLEDLAYELSCGVVPPPEGPFSLDPDVKEETVWLHEGKRRHVVAERRSRSAFARDAEGRRTTFAAELWGSESVLAQISEPHRFPLLSALRGELLRWRFYHHFRTDPASPLRHAQVGVRTPALAHDGRDLAAALMTIDDIGDDRGLHAAVESAFPGSRLELSSEDGRFSFRMRMPGLQRPLEATELSDGTLRYLCLLAALLSPRPPPFLALNEPETSLHPSLLEPLGRLIAAASRRGQVFVTTHAHELATALEEHAGASVLPLHKAGGATELVQGSIPAHD
- a CDS encoding polyphosphate kinase 2 family protein, with the translated sequence MDIITIDKQGEKVRLDAIPTVPPEKTDKNEAKRELDVLGEELFDLQDLLWGARMNSVLIVLQGRDTAGKDGTIKHVAGYLNPRGVSVASFGVPSEEEREHDFLWRIHQRTPRKGELAIFNRSHYEDVLVVRVQGLAPESLWRERYGHIRDFEEMLAEHGTIILKFFLHISREEQEQRLLDREKEPRKAWKINAGDWEDREHWDDYTRAYEEVLERTSTKKAPWTIVPADAKWYRNLVVARALLEALRPYRKSWQERLDEVGTRKKAELEAWRKGR
- a CDS encoding PadR family transcriptional regulator, with product MADEPLELLQGTLDMLILKSLSWGPLHGAAVAESVHTRSGLELTVEEGVLYPALHRLEKRGLLEAVWGLSEKNRRVKFYRLTPEGHSHLKDETRTWRRYVAAVSRVLGVP
- a CDS encoding acyl-CoA dehydrogenase family protein, with translation MKNAEATKVLEAARDLAPVIAARAADIESGRRLPLELLEQFKRAGFFRMFVPRGHGGYEADLWTSCEVLETLARADGAAAWTTMIGMESPHLFALLPRERFDAIYSAGPDVILGGPFNAQGQALVEKGGYRVTGRWAFASGCEHCDWLFANCVVLENGQPRPGPIPGAPQTRAMLFKANEVRIIDTWNVLGLKGTGSHDVALEGAFCPEESSFDIFFGVSNIQRPGFVAPVLHFVLHMAAVALGIAQGAVDDVVQLVTKGKRRMYARVPLIESPVFQLELGRTEMSVRAARVLLRDTVAELWSACVNEPSSVPALAPRLSATLAWVTETAAGVVETCYRAGGAHSLKDGSSLQRRFRDIYTFRQHASAAEGWFGQAGAALLGQPTGFWT
- a CDS encoding BTAD domain-containing putative transcriptional regulator, with product MADWRLDVLGGARLLGLAEPLELQRRVAAVLAYLALEGSTPKYRLAGLLWPGSGEDTARNNMRQLLRRLRVATGADLVLGGDVISLSERVSTDAVELEAHVFAGRHTRALALAGSLLGTLDFDDCPDFEAWVLRARAQLEALRCRAARAAADSREQEGNLAGALHFAERLLVLDPLSEEAYRRLMRLHYLVGDRMAALNHFERCRKMLLEEYDAAPHPDTLALARDIERGQVRPLTPGNPSSRALPSSVLRPPVLVGRAREWARMEAAWESRQIMLLLAEPGVGKTRLAHDFAASKGRYTVFSARPGDEDVPYSLFVRNIREIFSERPEMARGLEPWIRRELARLMPELAPGEEIPPMRNEGERVRCLDAYSEVLRRCTEGLACFVTDDLQFADSASLEVGAYAYSRFHAAGTFPIIIDCCRSGELGGEAQVSHQRLEASGLAMSLHLEPLAPDAVGEMLDSLALPGAAALTGEMTRYTGGNPLFITETLKHLLESGSLERGWPERLPPPGRVRQLIQQRLERLSPLALQLAQVAALALMEFSLELAGEVLEVGPLSFSAPLRELEAAQILRGEHFTHDLVLEAVRGSLPSALGALLHRRLAHQLELRRAAPAVIAQHWLDGGESRRAVPFLLAAAQVDESHLRRTEAASNYARAASILEAAGEAEEAARLRSRSPTA